Proteins co-encoded in one Mastacembelus armatus chromosome 24, fMasArm1.2, whole genome shotgun sequence genomic window:
- the opn5 gene encoding opsin-5, whose amino-acid sequence MTAMENETWPQSLYVPHYLLRGDPFASRLSREADIVAASYICIIGILSAVGNGYVIYMSIKRKAKLKPPELMTVNLAIFDFGISVTGKPFFVVSSFSHRWLFGWKGCRFYGWAGFFFGCGSLITMTLVSLDRYLKICHLRYGTWLKRHHAFVFLALVWAYAAFWATMPLLGWGNYAPEPFGTSCTLDWWLAQASLYGQSFVMAMLFFCLIFPTGIIVFSYVMIIFKVKSSAKEISHFDARIKNSHNLEMKLTKVAMLICAGFLIAWIPYAVVSVVSAFGEPDSVPIPVSVVPTLLAKSSAMYNPIIYQVVDLKNSCAASSCFKGLKKRRHFRKPRFYSISGSLKDMPPARDSPIEM is encoded by the exons ATGACAGCGATGGAGAATGAGACATGGCCGCAGTCCTTGTACGTCCCCCATTATCTCCTCCGTGGTGACCCTTTTGCATCGAGACTCTCCAGAGAGGCGGATATTGTTGCAGCTTCATACATATGTATCATAG GAATATTATCTGCGGTAGGAAATGGCTACGTCATTTATATGTCCATCAAACGCAAGGCCAAGTTGAAGCCTCCTGAGCTCATGACTGTTAATCTTGCCATCTTTGACTTTGGCATATCAG TGACAGGGAAGCCTTTCTTCGTTGTATCTAGTTTCTCCCACCGCTGGTTGTTCGGCTGGAAGGGCTGTCGTTTCTATGGCTGGGCAGGCTTCTTCTTCGGTTGCGGGAGCCTTATCACAATGACGTTGGTCAGCCTGGACCGGTACCTGAAGATCTGCCATCTGAGATACG GCACATGGCTAAAACGCCACCATGCCTTTGTGTTCCTGGCCTTGGTGTGGGCATATGCAGCCTTCTGGGCAACCATGCCTCTTCTGGGCTGGGGTAACTATGCTCCAGAGCCTTTTGGGACCTCATGCACACTGGACTGGTGGTTGGCGCAGGCATCTTTATACGGCCAAAGCTTCGTCATGGCCATGCTGttcttttgtctcatttttccCACCGGCATCATCGTCTTCTCCTATGTCATGATCATCTTTAAGGTCAAATCCTCTGCAAAGGAAATATCACACTTTGATGCCCGCATCAAAAACAGCCACAATCTTGAGATGAAACTTACAAAG GTGGCAATGCTAATCTGTGCAGGCTTTTTGATAGCCTGGATTCCTTATGCAGTGGTTTCAGTGGTGTCTGCGTTTGGTGAGCCTGACTCAGTGCCCATCCCTGTGTCTGTTGTTCCCACACTGCTGGCCAAGTCCTCAGCCATGTACAACCCCATCATCTACCAGGTTGTGGACCTGAAAAACTCCTGTGCAGCATCCTCCTGTTTTAAGGGCTTGAAGAAACGCAGGCATTTCAGAAAGCCAAG GTTCTACAGCATTTCTGGCTCATTAAAGGACATGCCACCAGCCAGAGACAGTCCCATCGAGATGTGA